Proteins encoded within one genomic window of Streptomyces profundus:
- a CDS encoding glycoside hydrolase family 55 protein — protein MHASGSGSVGPTVGRRSLLGGAIGVAVAAVGTTRLANAAGPAPRGSARGASAAELWAEYAAAPYAHPQIPYVGRAGAFGGTTDLPEPEVVASALDFGADPDGVADSAPAINAAIGAAADAGGGAVLLPAGRYRIDDILHIGADGVVLRGEGSGRTVIEATRSLTDLIGRYGSRYGGDKSSWSWSGGLIWLCPTARWRSLTDAIRAENWPFEGWTGNARDEWESLTEITGSPSLGDWTIEVADTDGLAEGDRVLLRLSDDAEHTLLTHMAGEVPGTASYDWASRTKLTSYVPYEWPCRLTAVDHGAGRVTLDRPLPLDARPEWDPRLTTLVPPLVGAGVEGLTLVCPELPLSEHLLDTGFNGVALQCAWDCWVRDVEVTHADNGFLLVSAKGCTLRGTTISGRGSHHPYCCREGSHDNLVEDFALLDRTSPPPADTQLHGINVEGLSSYNVWSRGRMEMGTFDSHRGMPFANVRTEITVNNNGTHGGDDTAGPLYGARFTHWNVTVTNGRAGMIKLDEIAPYSATVAISEVTEFGQIDQPDFVGELHTRLESYGDPSAADPANLHAAQRDL, from the coding sequence ATGCATGCCAGCGGTTCGGGAAGTGTCGGACCGACGGTGGGACGCCGGTCGCTGCTGGGGGGCGCGATCGGTGTCGCCGTCGCCGCGGTGGGAACGACCCGGCTCGCGAACGCCGCCGGCCCAGCGCCGAGGGGCTCGGCCCGTGGGGCGAGCGCCGCGGAGCTCTGGGCCGAGTACGCCGCCGCACCCTACGCCCACCCGCAGATCCCCTATGTCGGCAGGGCCGGTGCCTTCGGCGGCACCACCGACCTCCCGGAGCCCGAAGTCGTCGCCAGCGCACTGGACTTCGGCGCGGACCCGGACGGCGTCGCCGACTCGGCACCCGCCATCAACGCCGCCATCGGCGCGGCGGCCGACGCCGGCGGCGGCGCCGTGTTGCTGCCCGCCGGGCGCTACCGGATCGACGACATCCTGCACATCGGCGCCGACGGCGTGGTGCTGCGCGGCGAGGGCAGCGGCCGGACGGTGATCGAGGCCACCCGCAGCCTGACCGATCTGATCGGTCGCTATGGCAGCCGCTACGGCGGCGACAAGTCCAGCTGGTCCTGGTCCGGGGGCCTCATCTGGCTCTGCCCCACCGCACGTTGGCGTTCCCTGACGGACGCCATCAGGGCCGAGAACTGGCCCTTCGAGGGCTGGACGGGCAACGCGAGGGACGAGTGGGAGTCCCTGACGGAGATCACCGGCTCGCCCTCGCTCGGGGACTGGACCATCGAAGTGGCCGACACCGACGGTCTCGCCGAGGGGGACCGGGTGCTGCTGCGGCTCTCCGACGACGCCGAACACACCCTGCTCACCCACATGGCGGGCGAGGTGCCCGGCACCGCCTCCTACGACTGGGCGTCGCGCACCAAGCTGACCAGCTATGTGCCCTACGAGTGGCCCTGCCGGCTGACCGCCGTCGACCACGGGGCCGGACGGGTCACCCTGGACCGGCCGCTGCCGCTGGACGCCCGACCGGAGTGGGACCCCCGACTCACCACCCTGGTCCCGCCGCTGGTCGGAGCCGGGGTCGAGGGGCTCACCCTCGTCTGCCCCGAACTCCCGCTCTCCGAGCATCTGTTGGACACCGGCTTCAACGGCGTCGCGCTCCAGTGCGCGTGGGACTGCTGGGTGCGCGACGTCGAGGTCACCCACGCCGACAACGGCTTCCTGCTGGTCTCGGCCAAGGGCTGCACCCTGCGCGGCACCACGATCTCCGGACGCGGCAGCCATCACCCGTACTGCTGCCGGGAGGGCTCCCACGACAACCTGGTCGAGGACTTCGCCCTCCTCGACCGCACCTCCCCGCCCCCGGCCGACACCCAGCTGCACGGCATCAACGTCGAGGGGCTCTCCAGCTACAACGTCTGGTCGCGCGGCCGGATGGAGATGGGCACGTTCGACTCCCACCGGGGGATGCCGTTCGCCAACGTCCGCACCGAGATCACCGTCAACAACAACGGCACCCACGGCGGCGACGACACGGCGGGGCCGCTCTACGGAGCGCGGTTCACCCACTGGAACGTGACGGTGACCAACGGGCGCGCCGGCATGATCAAACTCGACGAGATAGCGCCTTACAGCGCCACGGTGGCGATCAGCGAGGTAACGGAGTTCGGCCAGATCGATCAGCCGGACTTCGTCGGGGAACTCCACACCCGGCTGGAGTCCTATGGCGACCCCTCGGCCGCCGACCCAGCCAACCTCCACGCGGCGCAACGCGATCTCTGA
- a CDS encoding mycothiol transferase: MNASTELLVDAFDRIREEVEVTVTGLTPDEIGTRVGPEANPIGWLVWHLTRVQDDHIAELAGRDQVWTKDRWYDRFALPFPPEATGFGHSTEEVEALGTPKADLLVGYHQSVHEQTVRYLGKVNVGDLAEPVDERWNPPVTLGVRLISVVAEDLQHIGQAAYVRGLLRSPTG; this comes from the coding sequence GTGAACGCGAGCACGGAGCTGCTGGTCGACGCCTTCGACCGGATCAGGGAGGAGGTCGAGGTGACGGTCACCGGGCTCACACCGGACGAGATCGGCACCCGCGTCGGGCCGGAGGCCAATCCCATCGGCTGGCTGGTCTGGCACCTCACCCGGGTCCAGGACGACCACATCGCCGAGCTGGCCGGTCGCGACCAGGTATGGACCAAGGACCGTTGGTATGACCGCTTCGCGCTGCCCTTCCCGCCCGAGGCGACCGGTTTCGGCCACAGCACCGAGGAGGTCGAGGCGCTGGGCACCCCGAAGGCCGACCTGTTGGTCGGCTACCACCAGTCGGTCCACGAGCAGACCGTGCGGTACCTGGGGAAGGTCAACGTGGGCGACCTCGCCGAGCCGGTCGACGAACGGTGGAACCCGCCGGTCACGCTGGGCGTACGGCTGATCAGCGTGGTGGCCGAGGACCTCCAGCACATCGGCCAGGCCGCCTATGTCCGGGGGCTGCTGAGGTCGCCCACCGGCTGA